In Zingiber officinale cultivar Zhangliang chromosome 1A, Zo_v1.1, whole genome shotgun sequence, a genomic segment contains:
- the LOC122024471 gene encoding E3 ubiquitin-protein ligase RNF5-like: MGSGIGESPSSSRDPQNSAFSGNNGNSDAGNFECNICFELAQDPVVTLCGHLFCWPCLYKWLHGHAQSSECPVCKAIVEEEKLVPLYGRGKNSMDPRSKTTPGVNIPHRPAGQRPATAPPPDPNNFHQGNPWFMGGTPVANTRFGNYTFSAAIGGLFPLLSFQVHGFPAATATYGPGNGFPYGYGHAFHGGHHAHGFPREVHNGQQADVYLKALLFLVGALVIASLVWF, translated from the coding sequence ATGGGAAGTGGAATTGGGGAGTCGCCTTCGTCCAGCAGGGATCCGCAAAACTCTGCTTTCAGCGGGAACAATGGCAATAGTGATGCAGGTAACTTTGAATGCAACATATGCTTCGAACTGGCCCAGGACCCGGTGGTGACCCTGTGTGGTCACCTCTTCTGCTGGCCCTGCCTTTACAAATGGCTCCATGGTCATGCTCAATCTTCTGAATGCCCTGTCTGCAAGGCCATTGTTGAAGAAGAGAAGTTGGTTCCCCTCTATGGCCGGGGGAAGAATTCTATGGACCCACGGTCTAAAACAACTCCTGGTGTGAACATTCCTCACCGCCCTGCTGGGCAGAGGCCAGCAACGGCACCCCCTCCTGACCCAAACAACTTCCATCAGGGCAATCCTTGGTTCATGGGCGGAACTCCAGTTGCCAACACTAGGTTTGGGAACTACACATTCTCTGCTGCTATTGGGGGCTTGTTCCCACTTCTTAGCTTTCAAGTTCATGGGTTCCCTGCTGCAACTGCCACTTATGGCCCTGGTAATGGTTTCCCCTACGGGTATGGTCATGCATTCCATGGGGGGCATCATGCTCATGGATTTCCCCGAGAAGTTCACAATGGCCAACAAGCTGATGTCTATCTGAAGGCATTGTTATTTCTTGTTGGTGCTCTGGTAATTGCTAGCCTTGTTTGGTTTTAG